The Streptomyces sp. NBC_01689 genome includes a window with the following:
- a CDS encoding DUF4253 domain-containing protein, giving the protein MATLPNPLPRLAADPSGHTLGLDLPAGRLIDATGDGPWHEPLLWHADGPAAPGGWGTLEPARRTSGLLPLLIDVSGDQGGPQDWDLLPGEASYPGDHDAEDVLAESWEEYAAEELGADEGGPGTPAVVELFGEQPTYDETVAPFGLTWPGPAAATMLEADPDTRAAEIADSLVTGGSWLKEPRLALVPARRSADIPAAIGWCGPLNHEGDVGRLCAVLRSWEDRFGIRVVALTLDQLVLSVAAPPTTRDAAEAVAAEHFAFCPDNITQGHHETLRAYAEHEVLGQAVWSFWWD; this is encoded by the coding sequence ATGGCGACACTTCCGAATCCGCTGCCGAGGCTGGCGGCAGACCCGAGCGGGCACACGCTCGGGCTTGATCTCCCGGCCGGGAGACTGATCGACGCGACCGGTGATGGCCCGTGGCACGAGCCGTTGCTGTGGCACGCCGACGGACCGGCCGCGCCCGGCGGCTGGGGGACGCTGGAGCCCGCGCGGCGGACGTCCGGGCTGCTCCCCCTCCTGATCGACGTGAGCGGTGATCAGGGCGGGCCGCAGGACTGGGACCTGCTGCCGGGAGAGGCGTCCTATCCCGGGGACCACGACGCCGAGGACGTCCTCGCGGAGTCCTGGGAGGAGTACGCGGCGGAGGAACTCGGCGCGGACGAGGGCGGCCCCGGCACGCCGGCCGTCGTCGAGCTCTTCGGCGAGCAGCCGACGTACGACGAGACGGTCGCGCCGTTCGGTCTCACCTGGCCAGGTCCGGCGGCCGCGACGATGTTGGAGGCCGACCCCGACACGCGGGCCGCCGAGATCGCCGACTCCCTCGTGACCGGCGGCTCGTGGCTGAAGGAGCCGCGCCTGGCCCTGGTCCCGGCCCGCCGCAGCGCCGACATCCCGGCGGCGATCGGCTGGTGCGGTCCGCTCAACCACGAGGGCGACGTGGGCCGTCTGTGCGCGGTGCTGCGCTCCTGGGAGGACCGTTTCGGCATACGGGTGGTCGCCCTCACCCTCGACCAGCTGGTGCTGTCGGTGGCGGCGCCGCCCACCACCCGGGACGCGGCCGAGGCGGTGGCCGCCGAGCACTTCGCGTTCTGCCCGGACAACATCACCCAGGGCCACCACGAGACACTGCGCGCGTACGCGGAGCACGAGGTGCTCGGCCAGGCGGTGTGGTCCTTCTGGTGGGACTGA
- a CDS encoding SAM-dependent methyltransferase, producing MPGDALGQDPAELRRRIDTTKAHPARVYDVFLGGKDNYPVDRSAAAAALAANPRGYLDVRHNRDFLRRAVTTLTGDEGIRQYLDIGTGLPTRENVHQIAQRIAPASRVVYVDNDPVVLAHARALLTSGPAGVTDYVDADLKQPARILQEAAKTLDLDRPVALVLVAILHFIEDDEAYPIVRDLVKALPSGSRVVLSHLTEDLNAENVRAVQRTYTERGFTFVLRSRFEVERFFTESGLELDEPGVVPVHHWRPDGSAPAPEAADPGFLATLDDIEMVRYRDINDVTDADINVYGATAVKP from the coding sequence ATGCCCGGTGATGCTCTCGGCCAGGACCCCGCCGAGCTGAGGAGGAGGATCGACACCACCAAGGCGCACCCGGCCCGCGTCTACGACGTCTTCCTCGGAGGCAAGGACAACTACCCGGTCGACCGGAGCGCGGCCGCCGCGGCGCTCGCGGCGAACCCGCGCGGATACCTCGACGTCCGGCACAACCGGGACTTCCTGCGGCGCGCGGTGACCACGCTGACCGGGGACGAGGGCATCCGCCAGTACCTGGACATAGGTACGGGACTGCCGACGCGGGAGAACGTGCACCAGATCGCGCAGCGGATCGCTCCCGCGTCGCGGGTCGTCTACGTGGACAACGACCCGGTGGTCCTCGCCCACGCGCGGGCGCTCCTCACCAGTGGGCCGGCGGGGGTGACCGACTACGTCGACGCGGATCTCAAGCAGCCCGCGCGGATACTCCAGGAGGCCGCGAAGACCCTCGACCTCGATCGGCCGGTCGCGCTCGTGCTGGTGGCGATCCTGCACTTCATCGAGGACGACGAGGCCTATCCGATCGTGCGTGACCTGGTGAAGGCGCTGCCGTCCGGGAGCCGGGTGGTGCTCAGCCACCTCACCGAGGACCTGAACGCGGAGAACGTCCGGGCGGTCCAACGGACCTACACCGAGCGCGGGTTCACCTTCGTGCTGCGCTCCAGGTTCGAGGTCGAGCGGTTCTTCACGGAGAGCGGGCTGGAACTGGACGAGCCGGGTGTCGTGCCGGTGCACCACTGGCGGCCGGACGGATCGGCGCCCGCTCCCGAGGCCGCCGACCCCGGGTTCCTCGCGACCCTCGACGACATCGAGATGGTCCGCTACCGCGACATCAACGACGTCACGGACGCCGACATCAACGTCTACGGGGCGACCGCCGTCAAGCCGTGA
- a CDS encoding helix-turn-helix domain-containing protein → MSSPWNAGRDAGDGGTVAGDQFAELLRELKERSGLSYGVLAKRLHVSTSTLHRYVNGDAVPTDYAPVERLARACRATPEELVDLHRRWVLADALRGQKGAPPGALTRAGGTPDGGEDGDTGRDGGAGEDRGADKSGDGGTVRGGSGEPAARGAADAVTVADVRGESGPGSLPGAGPETGDRVPARRNRRTVALAAAGAVVAAAVASTALVVHLGSGGSEDDTKGHAVALGIPSGARPRADGTTVGTPRGPASPTASRHGGPAASASSIGGPVDPDAPTGQGAGGSAAAEDGATAPTVVVDPYKWEDPCSQHYLVNRKTEQMPPPPNEADARRWVAALGGVAGGEQMLALTVQGTGKATVVLKGLHVRVLEKNAPLAWNDFAMGVGCGGGVGTKSFGVDLDAGRPVTTPKAGQRDFPYKVSESDPEVFYVFADAQAHDVSWYLELDWSSGSRSGTVRVDDHGKPFRTSGSVGRPAYDYPLGGSEWQPAAPPG, encoded by the coding sequence ATGTCGTCTCCCTGGAACGCGGGCCGGGACGCGGGGGATGGAGGAACGGTGGCCGGGGACCAGTTCGCGGAGCTGCTTCGGGAGTTGAAGGAGCGGTCCGGGCTCAGTTACGGGGTGCTCGCGAAGCGGTTGCACGTGAGTACGTCCACGCTGCACCGCTACGTCAACGGGGACGCCGTGCCGACGGACTACGCGCCGGTGGAGCGGCTCGCGCGGGCGTGCAGGGCGACCCCGGAGGAACTGGTGGACCTTCACCGGCGGTGGGTCCTCGCGGACGCGCTGCGCGGGCAGAAGGGCGCGCCCCCCGGGGCCCTGACAAGAGCGGGCGGAACGCCGGACGGGGGCGAGGACGGGGACACGGGCCGGGACGGAGGCGCGGGCGAGGACCGGGGCGCGGACAAGAGCGGGGACGGGGGCACGGTCCGGGGCGGGAGCGGTGAGCCTGCGGCCCGCGGGGCCGCGGACGCGGTGACGGTCGCGGACGTCCGCGGGGAGAGCGGGCCCGGTTCCCTGCCGGGGGCCGGTCCGGAGACGGGTGACCGCGTCCCGGCGCGGCGGAACCGGCGGACGGTGGCGCTCGCCGCCGCCGGTGCCGTCGTGGCCGCCGCCGTCGCCTCCACCGCGCTCGTCGTGCACCTCGGGTCCGGCGGGAGCGAGGACGACACGAAGGGGCACGCCGTCGCTCTCGGCATACCGTCCGGCGCGCGTCCGCGCGCCGACGGCACCACGGTCGGCACGCCGCGGGGGCCGGCGTCGCCGACCGCCTCGCGCCACGGCGGGCCCGCGGCGTCCGCCTCGTCGATCGGCGGCCCGGTGGACCCGGACGCGCCCACCGGGCAGGGCGCCGGCGGAAGCGCCGCCGCCGAGGACGGCGCCACCGCGCCGACCGTCGTCGTCGACCCGTACAAGTGGGAAGATCCGTGCAGCCAGCACTATCTGGTGAACCGGAAGACCGAGCAGATGCCGCCGCCGCCGAACGAGGCGGACGCGCGGCGGTGGGTCGCCGCGCTCGGCGGGGTCGCCGGCGGGGAGCAGATGCTCGCGCTGACCGTGCAGGGCACCGGGAAGGCCACCGTCGTCCTGAAGGGTCTGCACGTGCGGGTGCTGGAGAAGAACGCGCCGCTCGCCTGGAACGACTTCGCGATGGGGGTCGGCTGCGGCGGCGGTGTGGGGACCAAGTCGTTCGGAGTGGATCTCGACGCGGGGCGGCCGGTGACCACCCCCAAGGCCGGACAGCGGGACTTCCCGTACAAGGTCAGCGAGTCCGACCCCGAGGTGTTCTACGTCTTCGCGGACGCGCAGGCGCACGACGTGAGCTGGTACCTGGAACTGGACTGGTCCAGCGGGTCGAGGAGCGGCACCGTGCGGGTCGACGACCACGGGAAGCCGTTCCGGACGAGCGGGAGCGTGGGGCGTCCCGCGTACGACTATCCGCTGGGCGGCAGCGAGTGGCAGCCGGCGGCTCCACCCGGGTAG
- a CDS encoding DUF4232 domain-containing protein, giving the protein MSARTVRTRLLAASTVALAALALTACDNGKGVRDEGPSAASESSARPGGSKTAEPAADSGTSAGGSAATPTQGAPKGSTGGSSGATGGSSGGGKAAGGGAGTGGGSSRNAACNGSNTRTTATEVSRPLDHLLLTVTNTGSKNCDLTGDPIARFGEAQSVPPVAEETHPQAVVTLAPGESGYAGVLLSAGDGSGGHGYTAKTLVIGFAKGSSSTPALPAKGVHVDDKLTVTYWQQSLDDALSY; this is encoded by the coding sequence ATGTCCGCACGCACCGTCCGCACCCGTCTGCTCGCCGCCTCGACGGTCGCGCTCGCCGCGCTCGCCCTCACGGCGTGCGACAACGGAAAGGGCGTACGGGACGAGGGACCGTCCGCCGCGTCCGAGTCCTCGGCCCGGCCGGGCGGCTCGAAGACGGCCGAGCCTGCGGCCGACAGCGGCACCTCGGCCGGCGGCTCGGCCGCCACTCCGACGCAGGGCGCCCCGAAGGGCTCCACGGGCGGTTCCTCCGGCGCCACGGGCGGTTCCTCGGGCGGCGGCAAGGCCGCGGGAGGCGGCGCCGGCACCGGCGGCGGGAGCAGCCGGAACGCCGCCTGCAACGGCTCCAACACCCGGACCACGGCGACCGAGGTCTCCCGCCCCCTCGACCACCTGCTCCTCACCGTCACCAACACCGGCTCGAAGAACTGCGACCTGACCGGCGACCCGATCGCCCGCTTCGGCGAGGCGCAGTCGGTCCCGCCGGTGGCCGAGGAGACCCACCCGCAGGCGGTCGTCACCCTCGCCCCGGGCGAGTCCGGCTACGCGGGGGTCCTGCTGTCGGCGGGCGACGGCAGCGGCGGCCACGGCTACACGGCGAAGACCCTGGTGATCGGCTTCGCCAAGGGCAGCAGCTCGACCCCGGCCCTGCCCGCGAAGGGCGTGCACGTCGACGACAAGCTCACGGTGACGTACTGGCAGCAGAGCCTCGACGACGCGCTGTCCTACTGA
- the hemB gene encoding porphobilinogen synthase: MTKYGSFPGTRPRRLRTTPVMRRMVAETRLHPADFILPAFVREGVSEPVPIAAMPGVVQHTRDSLRKAALEAVEAGISGIMLFGVPEDSKKDAVGTAGTDPDGILQVALRDVRAEVGDDLLVMSDLCLDETTDHGHCGVLDAEGRVDNDATLERYAEMAQVQADAGAHVVGPSGMMDGQIGVVRDALDQIGREDVAVLAYTAKYSSAFYGPFREAVGSSLKGDRKTYQQDPANLRESLRELALDLEEGADMVMVKPAGPYLDVLARVADAVDVPVVAYQISGEYSMIEAAAEKGWIDRDKAILETLTGIRRAGARNILTYWATEVARTLR; this comes from the coding sequence ATGACCAAGTACGGATCCTTCCCCGGTACGCGGCCGCGGCGGCTGCGTACGACGCCTGTGATGCGGCGCATGGTCGCCGAGACCCGGCTGCACCCCGCGGACTTCATCCTCCCCGCGTTCGTGCGCGAGGGCGTGAGCGAGCCGGTGCCGATCGCGGCGATGCCCGGGGTCGTGCAGCACACCCGGGACAGCCTCAGGAAGGCCGCCCTGGAGGCGGTGGAGGCCGGGATCTCGGGGATCATGCTCTTCGGCGTGCCGGAGGACTCCAAGAAGGACGCCGTGGGGACGGCCGGAACCGACCCGGACGGGATCCTGCAGGTCGCCCTGCGGGATGTGCGCGCCGAGGTCGGGGACGACCTCCTTGTCATGTCCGACCTGTGTCTCGACGAGACCACCGACCACGGGCACTGCGGAGTCCTGGACGCCGAAGGGCGTGTGGACAACGACGCGACCCTGGAGCGGTACGCCGAGATGGCCCAGGTCCAGGCCGACGCCGGGGCCCATGTGGTGGGCCCCAGCGGGATGATGGACGGGCAGATCGGTGTCGTCCGTGACGCCCTGGACCAGATCGGCCGGGAGGACGTCGCCGTTCTCGCCTACACCGCCAAGTACTCCTCGGCCTTCTACGGACCCTTCCGGGAGGCCGTCGGCTCCTCGCTCAAGGGCGACCGCAAGACGTACCAGCAGGATCCCGCGAACCTCCGGGAGTCCCTGCGGGAGCTCGCCCTCGACCTGGAGGAGGGCGCCGACATGGTGATGGTGAAGCCGGCCGGCCCCTACCTGGACGTCCTGGCGCGGGTCGCCGACGCGGTCGACGTGCCCGTGGTCGCCTACCAGATCTCCGGCGAGTACTCGATGATCGAGGCGGCGGCCGAGAAGGGCTGGATCGACCGGGACAAGGCCATCCTGGAGACGCTGACCGGCATCAGGCGGGCCGGGGCGCGGAACATCCTCACGTACTGGGCGACCGAGGTCGCCCGGACGCTGCGCTGA
- a CDS encoding bifunctional uroporphyrinogen-III C-methyltransferase/uroporphyrinogen-III synthase — MSPTNLPAGPEHGHVTFLGAGPGDPGLLTLRAVEALAIADVLVAGHEVLDVVRTHARQNVAVLNTDTAFGTSAGPYPGTNASPSAVVDAVSAAEGDPASRDAANLVMEAARGGKRVVRAVSGDPGLDTYAAEEMLACAAAGVPFEVVPGVAAAVGVPAYAGVPLRDAQGADVRFVDARTASDRCWTEVGASDGTVVVSATLDSVAAAAGELVSSGRKPDTPMSVTVAGTTTRQRTWSATLGTIAQTLKQAKVLPSPDGGRPVIAVVGERSAAAQRDQLSWFESKPLFGWKVLVPRTKEQAASLSDQLRSYGAVPHEVPTIAVEPPRTPQQMERAVKGLVTGRYEWIAFTSVNAVKAVREKFEEYGLDARAFAGIKVAAVGEQTARALVAFGVKPDLVPSGEQSAAGLLDDWPPYDPVFDPIDRVFLPRADIATETLVAGLIELGWEVDDVTAYRTVRASPPPAETREAIKGGGFDAVLFTSSSTVRNLVGIAGKPHNVTVIACIGPATAKTAEEHGLRVDVMAPEPSVHKLAEALADFGMRRRAAAAEAGDPVTRPSERRPGARRRRAT; from the coding sequence TTGAGCCCCACCAACCTTCCCGCCGGTCCCGAACACGGGCACGTCACCTTCCTCGGTGCCGGACCCGGAGATCCGGGACTACTGACCCTGCGCGCCGTCGAGGCGCTGGCGATCGCGGACGTCCTCGTCGCCGGGCACGAGGTGCTCGACGTCGTGCGTACGCACGCCAGGCAGAACGTCGCGGTGCTGAACACGGACACGGCTTTCGGCACGTCCGCCGGTCCGTACCCGGGCACAAACGCGTCCCCCTCAGCGGTTGTTGACGCCGTGTCAGCAGCCGAAGGTGACCCCGCGTCGAGGGACGCCGCCAATCTTGTCATGGAGGCCGCGCGGGGCGGCAAGCGGGTCGTGCGTGCGGTGTCCGGGGACCCCGGGCTCGACACGTACGCCGCCGAGGAGATGCTGGCCTGCGCCGCCGCGGGCGTGCCGTTCGAGGTCGTGCCCGGCGTCGCCGCGGCCGTGGGCGTGCCCGCCTACGCCGGTGTGCCGCTGCGGGACGCGCAGGGCGCGGACGTGCGGTTCGTCGACGCGCGGACGGCCTCCGACCGGTGCTGGACCGAGGTCGGTGCGTCGGACGGCACCGTCGTCGTGTCGGCGACGCTCGACTCGGTGGCCGCGGCCGCGGGGGAGCTCGTCTCCTCCGGACGCAAGCCGGACACCCCGATGTCCGTGACGGTCGCGGGTACGACCACGCGGCAGCGGACCTGGTCGGCCACGCTCGGGACCATCGCGCAGACCCTGAAGCAGGCCAAGGTGCTGCCGTCCCCGGACGGCGGCCGGCCGGTGATAGCCGTGGTCGGCGAGCGTTCCGCCGCCGCCCAGCGCGACCAGTTGTCGTGGTTCGAGTCCAAGCCGCTGTTCGGCTGGAAGGTGCTCGTGCCGCGCACGAAGGAGCAGGCGGCCTCGCTCTCCGACCAGCTGCGTTCGTACGGCGCCGTGCCGCACGAGGTGCCCACCATCGCCGTCGAGCCGCCGCGTACGCCGCAGCAGATGGAACGCGCGGTCAAGGGGCTCGTCACCGGACGGTACGAGTGGATCGCCTTCACGTCGGTCAACGCGGTGAAGGCGGTACGGGAGAAGTTCGAGGAGTACGGGCTCGACGCGCGCGCCTTCGCGGGGATCAAGGTCGCGGCGGTGGGCGAACAGACGGCGAGGGCGCTGGTCGCCTTCGGCGTGAAGCCGGATCTGGTGCCGAGCGGTGAGCAGTCCGCGGCCGGCCTGCTGGACGACTGGCCGCCGTACGACCCGGTGTTCGACCCGATCGACCGGGTGTTCCTGCCGCGGGCGGACATCGCCACCGAGACGCTGGTCGCGGGGCTCATCGAGCTGGGCTGGGAGGTCGACGACGTCACGGCCTACCGGACCGTGCGGGCGTCGCCGCCGCCGGCGGAGACCCGTGAGGCGATCAAGGGCGGCGGCTTCGACGCCGTGCTGTTCACGTCCTCGTCGACGGTGCGGAACCTGGTCGGTATCGCCGGCAAGCCGCACAACGTGACGGTGATCGCGTGCATCGGTCCCGCCACCGCCAAGACGGCGGAGGAGCACGGGCTGCGGGTCGACGTCATGGCCCCGGAGCCGTCGGTGCACAAGCTGGCGGAGGCGCTGGCGGACTTCGGCATGCGGCGGCGGGCCGCCGCGGCGGAGGCGGGGGATCCGGTGACGCGGCCCAGTGAGCGGCGGCCGGGGGCGCGGAGGCGGCGGGCCACGTAG
- the hemC gene encoding hydroxymethylbilane synthase yields the protein MRLGTRRSKLAMAQSAQVADAVSKVTGRPVELVEITTYGDVSREDLAQIGGTGVFVAALREALLRGEVDFAVHSLKDLPTTQPDGLVLAAVPAREDARDVLVARDGLTFPRLPEGARVGTGSPRRMAQLNAYARDHGMTIETVAIRGNVDTRIGYVRDGKLDAVVLAAAGLSRLGRLRDVTDFLSVDTVLPAPGQGALAIECAADDADLAAALGALDDPFTRVAVTAERSLLAALEAGCSAPVGALADFPRALDPGRAAGSPVADAQIVKEMRLRGVVGTTDGSTLVQLSTTGPVPETHDRARELGRELAAEMLAKGAAGLMGERAH from the coding sequence CTGAGGCTGGGGACCAGGCGCAGCAAACTCGCCATGGCCCAGTCCGCACAGGTGGCGGACGCAGTGAGCAAGGTGACCGGACGGCCCGTCGAACTCGTGGAGATCACGACGTACGGCGACGTCTCCCGTGAGGACCTCGCGCAGATCGGCGGCACCGGTGTGTTCGTCGCCGCGCTGCGCGAGGCGCTGCTGCGCGGCGAGGTCGACTTCGCCGTGCACTCGCTCAAGGACCTGCCGACCACGCAGCCCGACGGGCTGGTCCTGGCCGCCGTGCCGGCGCGGGAGGACGCGCGTGACGTGCTCGTCGCCCGCGACGGTCTGACGTTCCCGCGGCTGCCGGAGGGCGCACGGGTCGGTACGGGGTCGCCGCGCCGGATGGCCCAGCTGAACGCGTACGCACGTGACCACGGGATGACGATCGAGACGGTCGCGATCCGGGGGAACGTGGACACCCGCATCGGGTACGTGCGCGACGGGAAGCTCGACGCCGTCGTGCTGGCCGCCGCCGGCCTCAGCCGCCTGGGGCGGCTGAGGGACGTGACGGACTTCCTGTCCGTCGACACCGTTTTGCCCGCCCCCGGCCAGGGGGCCCTGGCGATCGAGTGCGCCGCGGACGACGCGGACCTCGCCGCCGCGCTCGGAGCGCTCGACGACCCGTTCACCCGGGTCGCCGTGACCGCCGAGCGGTCCCTGCTCGCCGCCCTGGAGGCAGGCTGCAGCGCACCCGTGGGCGCGCTCGCCGACTTCCCCCGCGCTCTCGACCCCGGTCGAGCGGCGGGGAGCCCCGTGGCGGACGCGCAGATTGTCAAGGAAATGCGCCTGCGCGGCGTCGTCGGCACGACCGACGGCTCGACGCTGGTGCAGTTGTCCACCACCGGTCCCGTGCCCGAGACGCACGACCGCGCGAGGGAGCTCGGCCGTGAACTCGCCGCCGAGATGCTCGCCAAGGGCGCGGCCGGTCTGATGGGGGAGCGAGCACATTGA
- a CDS encoding glutamyl-tRNA reductase, which produces MSLLVVGLSHRSAPVSVLERATLTADTQVKLLQDTVAAEPAAEAAVLATCNRIELYADVDKFHAGVAELSTLLAQHSGVGLEELTPHLYVHYEDRAVHHLFSVACGLDSMVVGEGQILGQIKDALAAAQELHTAGRLLNDLFQQALRVGKRAHSETGIDRAGQSLVTFGLEQLSSGAPVDVWAKGKRALVIGAGSMSSLAAATLARAGVAEIVIANRTPDRARRLVQILEENEGGAWDVTARAVPMDSVPVELTRADIAVSCTGATGLVLTGESVAAAVAGRTGRAVAGQGVGSARTAPDADSSRPAPVAPVDGTGPLAPTSVGTEDGCPLDVSTVQGTAGFSVLGEAAVAGMAAAELEQHAAWVDNGDAAARAPRAAGLLDPEADTEAIAALAAAVAVVGRVPERRRPEPVAEAPRPAPVLALLDLAMPRDIDAAVHRLLGVRLVDIESLAEASADAPMAADVDQVRRIVADEVAAFSAAQRAAHITPTVVALRTMAADLVASEIARLDGRLPDLDDKQRGEITQTVRRVVDKLLHAPTVRVKQLAAEPGGAGYADALRTLFDLDPETVASVSRAENNTENAKNRGRA; this is translated from the coding sequence ATGAGTCTCCTCGTCGTCGGGCTGAGCCACCGCAGCGCCCCGGTCAGCGTCCTCGAACGGGCCACGCTGACCGCGGACACGCAGGTCAAGCTCCTCCAGGACACCGTCGCCGCCGAGCCGGCCGCCGAAGCCGCGGTGCTCGCGACCTGCAACCGCATCGAGCTGTACGCCGACGTGGACAAGTTCCACGCGGGCGTCGCCGAGCTGTCCACGCTGCTCGCGCAGCACAGCGGGGTCGGGCTCGAGGAGCTCACCCCCCACCTCTACGTGCACTACGAGGACCGGGCCGTCCACCACCTCTTCTCGGTGGCCTGCGGGCTGGACTCGATGGTCGTGGGCGAGGGCCAGATCCTCGGCCAGATCAAGGACGCCCTGGCGGCCGCGCAGGAGCTGCACACCGCGGGCCGCCTCCTGAACGACCTGTTCCAGCAGGCGCTGCGGGTCGGCAAGCGCGCGCACTCCGAGACCGGGATCGACCGGGCCGGGCAGTCCCTGGTCACCTTCGGCCTGGAGCAGCTGTCCTCGGGCGCGCCCGTCGACGTCTGGGCCAAGGGCAAGCGCGCCCTCGTCATCGGGGCCGGCTCCATGTCCTCGCTGGCCGCGGCGACGCTCGCGCGCGCCGGGGTCGCCGAGATCGTCATCGCCAACCGCACCCCGGACCGCGCGCGGCGCCTCGTCCAGATCCTCGAAGAGAACGAGGGCGGCGCCTGGGACGTGACGGCCCGCGCGGTACCGATGGACTCGGTGCCGGTCGAGCTGACACGTGCCGACATCGCCGTCTCCTGCACCGGCGCGACGGGTCTCGTCCTGACGGGCGAGTCGGTCGCGGCGGCCGTCGCGGGCCGCACGGGGCGGGCCGTCGCCGGTCAGGGCGTCGGCTCCGCGCGCACCGCGCCCGACGCGGACTCCTCCCGTCCGGCACCGGTCGCGCCCGTGGACGGCACCGGCCCGCTCGCGCCCACGAGCGTCGGCACCGAGGACGGCTGCCCGCTCGACGTCTCCACCGTGCAGGGCACGGCCGGGTTCTCCGTGCTCGGCGAGGCCGCCGTGGCCGGCATGGCCGCCGCCGAGCTGGAACAGCACGCGGCCTGGGTGGACAACGGCGACGCGGCGGCCCGTGCCCCGCGGGCCGCGGGGCTCCTCGACCCGGAGGCCGACACGGAGGCCATCGCGGCGCTCGCCGCGGCCGTGGCGGTCGTCGGCCGGGTCCCCGAGCGCCGCAGGCCCGAGCCGGTCGCCGAGGCGCCCCGGCCCGCGCCCGTGCTGGCCCTGCTCGACCTCGCCATGCCCCGCGACATCGACGCGGCCGTGCACCGCCTGCTCGGCGTGCGCCTGGTCGACATCGAGTCGCTGGCCGAGGCGTCCGCGGACGCTCCGATGGCCGCCGACGTGGACCAGGTGCGGCGGATCGTCGCCGACGAGGTGGCCGCCTTCAGCGCCGCCCAGCGGGCCGCCCACATCACCCCCACCGTCGTGGCGCTGCGCACCATGGCCGCCGACCTCGTCGCGAGTGAGATCGCGCGGCTCGACGGACGGCTGCCGGACCTCGACGACAAGCAGCGGGGCGAGATCACGCAGACCGTACGGCGTGTCGTCGACAAGCTGCTGCACGCGCCGACCGTACGGGTCAAGCAACTGGCCGCCGAACCCGGCGGCGCCGGGTACGCGGACGCGCTGCGGACCCTGTTCGACCTGGACCCGGAGACGGTCGCCTCCGTCTCGCGGGCCGAGAACAACACCGAGAACGCCAAGAACCGAGGGCGAGCATGA
- a CDS encoding redox-sensing transcriptional repressor Rex yields MATGRTHRPATRSRGIPEATVARLPLYLRALTALSERSVPTVSSEELAAAAGVNSAKLRKDFSYLGSYGTRGVGYDVEYLVYQISRELGLTQDWPVVIVGIGNLGAALANYGGFASRGFRVAALIDADPEMAGKQVAGIAVQHSDGLEKIIDENGVSIGVITTPPGVAQQVCDRLVAAGVTSILNFAPTVLSVPDGVDVRKVDLSIELQILAFHEQRKAGEEAEAQAGAAAQAAQENNGKGPDGDVPAVMPA; encoded by the coding sequence GTGGCAACTGGCCGAACTCACCGACCGGCGACCCGCAGCCGAGGAATTCCCGAGGCCACCGTCGCCCGTCTTCCGCTGTACCTCCGAGCCCTCACCGCACTGTCGGAGCGCTCGGTCCCCACGGTCTCCTCGGAGGAGCTCGCGGCCGCGGCGGGGGTCAACTCCGCGAAGCTGCGCAAGGACTTCTCCTACCTGGGCTCCTACGGGACGCGCGGTGTGGGGTACGACGTCGAGTATCTCGTCTACCAGATCTCCCGCGAACTGGGCCTGACCCAGGACTGGCCGGTAGTGATCGTCGGCATCGGAAACCTCGGCGCCGCGCTGGCCAACTACGGAGGGTTCGCGTCCCGCGGCTTCCGGGTCGCCGCGCTGATCGACGCCGACCCCGAGATGGCCGGAAAGCAGGTCGCGGGCATCGCCGTGCAGCACAGCGACGGCCTGGAGAAGATCATCGACGAGAACGGCGTCTCCATCGGCGTCATCACCACCCCGCCGGGCGTGGCCCAGCAGGTCTGCGACCGGCTGGTCGCCGCCGGGGTCACCTCCATCCTGAACTTCGCGCCGACCGTCCTGTCCGTCCCGGACGGCGTCGACGTGCGCAAGGTCGACCTCTCGATCGAGCTCCAGATCCTCGCCTTCCACGAGCAGCGCAAGGCCGGCGAGGAGGCCGAGGCACAGGCCGGTGCCGCCGCCCAGGCCGCCCAGGAGAACAACGGCAAAGGACCCGACGGGGACGTTCCCGCCGTGATGCCGGCATGA
- a CDS encoding glutaredoxin family protein: MAGMSPMFGRGERRTEKAERVRRPEKAEKAEAVAPGERSVTLIRKPGCHLCDDAQQVVEKVCGDLGVPWEGKDITQDEELHRAYWEQIPVVLVDGAQHTFWKVDEGRLRKALAS; the protein is encoded by the coding sequence ATGGCCGGTATGAGTCCCATGTTCGGGCGCGGTGAGCGCCGTACGGAGAAGGCCGAGCGGGTGCGGAGGCCGGAGAAGGCCGAGAAGGCGGAGGCGGTGGCTCCGGGTGAGCGGTCGGTCACCCTCATCAGGAAGCCCGGCTGTCATCTGTGTGATGACGCACAACAAGTGGTGGAGAAGGTGTGTGGGGACCTCGGCGTGCCGTGGGAGGGGAAGGACATCACGCAGGACGAGGAACTGCACCGCGCGTACTGGGAGCAGATCCCCGTTGTGCTGGTGGACGGCGCGCAGCACACGTTCTGGAAGGTGGACGAGGGGCGTCTGCGCAAGGCCCTGGCCTCGTAG